In Elephas maximus indicus isolate mEleMax1 chromosome 5, mEleMax1 primary haplotype, whole genome shotgun sequence, the sequence TGCTGTGGCTCCTGCCTGCAGGAGGTTCTGTTCTCTGGCTCAGTGCAGGGCCTGCCTGTGGGGCTGTGGACGCAGGAGGCCGAGACTGCAGGCAGCGAGGGCGCTGCTGGGCCGAGCAGGCGGCTGGCAGCTCCTGGGGCCCCTCGCTGTGCAGGGGGCTGTTGCTGAGCAAGAATGACCCCTCCCTACAGGGCCATGCTGGGTCTGGGGCGCTGGGGTGCTGGTCCAGTGGCCAAGCATTATGTAAAGAATCCACTCAGGCAAGGGCGGGACAGCCTTTATAAGAGCTTTACTGGGGTGACCAGCCACCCCGCTTGGGGGGTTAATGTGGCCATGCAAGGGGCTCCAGTCTGGGAGCCGCAGGAAGCAGTTCCCATGACCTTGGGAAAGGCTGCTGAACGGGCTGGTGGAAACCAGTTCTTCAGTCCCTCTGTTGCCTGGGGCTACGGGCGAAATGAAGGTGAAAAATGTGTGTTCCCGTGGTAGGTGCTGCCCAGGGACCTGGCAGCAGCGTCCAGGCTGTTGCTTGGAGACTCGCTGTGGTGTAGGGGGAGCCATGGAGCTGGGCCCAGGGCCTCCTGCAGGGGGGCCAGGCAGCCCCACTCATGGCCGGCGCTCAAGCTTACCCTCAGAGGCACCTGCAGGTATGGCCAGAGGTGAGCCTGGGCCGGGGCCAGGCCTGCCTGTTGGGCGCAGGTTCCAGGCCTGTGGAAGAGGTCTGCAGAGCCTGAGGCCAGAGACCTGGGCCCAGAAAGAAACCCACACCCAGCATCTACATGGTTAGAGATAGCCATAGCCCAGACACACAGAGGAAGGTGCACACACGTGAACATACATAAGTAAATGCATGTACACATATGtgcacaaatgcacacacatcACACAAACACATCTGCACAACTCATACAtgcgcacatgcacacacgcatatgtgcacatgcacacatgtgaacacatatgcacacacatgcacagtgcAACACACCCATACACATGAGTACATGTAtgcgtgcacatgcacacacacgtggaCACGCGTTTGCACACATGCAGAGACTTGCCCAGTAATGGGCAGACATGCACCTACGTCTACCCCCCAGTCATCAGCCTCGACCTTGGCTGAAGGCCCCCACCTGCCAGGGCTCTGTGCCAGCAAGCAGGCCTGCAGGACCATGCCAGGCAGGGTGCCTGTGGTGGGAGAGACGCATGCATGGTGACCTGTGCTCACCACCTGGGGCCCTTCCTGCCCCCATCTCTGAGGGGAGCTAGAGAGAGCGTGGGTGGTGATGCTCGCCAGGGAAGACCCCAGGGCTCTGGAAAGTGGTGACCAGCAGGCGGGAGGAGCGGGTGCAAGGACCTGGGTCAGGCACGCCCTGGGGTGTGCTGGAAGGGCAGGTGTCGCTGGTGCCAGGAGGAGGTGTGAGCACTCCTCCGCCAAGCCTCAAGGGGATGAATGCCTACAGCCCCACTGAGGGTGAAGCCAGAGCTGGGTGGCCAAGGGTGGGGGCTCCTGGGTGATGGGAGAAGGCAAGGCCACCTACTGTGGTTTCTTGTCAGATGAATGGCCAAGACTTCCTCCCAGGGGACCCACTTGGCTCCTCGGTGGGGAGGAAGTGGGGTGGAGGAAGGGTCTGGAGAGGATGGGACAGGGCCTCAGTCCCCCAGTGCACAGGGCTGGGGTCATGCCCTCCTTCCATGCCCCCTCCTGCCCTGGGGagctgcctcttcccttgcccccACCCAGGGAGCTCTGGTTGTGCCAGCCGAGGTGGGTGGCTCACCTGCAGGCGCAGCTCCAGAGCCTGGACGTGCTGCAAGGACTCCATGGTGGCCCTCACAAGAGCTGGAGCAAACGGAGAGCAGAGAGGCTGCTTCAGACCACAGTGGGCGCCAGGCACTGAGGGGGGCCCATGCTCCACCCGAGGCCCCCCTGGCTGCAGAGGACTTCCAGCCCGTCATGCCCAAGACTCCCTAGCTATCTCCTGGTGTCCCAGGGACACCCCAGCCACGTGGTCTGGTGGCTGCAGCCCCACATGGAGTCCCTGGACTGTCCTGCAGCTGACTCCAGCTCCCACCGGCCGTGTCTACTGCCTAGGGCATTGGGGGCGACACTCCCACCTGCCCCCATCTGTGGGTTCTGGGGCCAGGACCGTGCTGGAGGGCCTCAGGCCTGCTCGGCCTACTCTctccagctaccacctgtctttcAGCTGCCTCACCCCTCACCCTCTGGGGTTCACCCTGTCAGGGGCCGGGTCATCCCTCCACGCCTCCAGCTCTTTAGTCTGGAAGGCTCTGCACCCACACTGCCCACCTGCCTGGCTACTGTGTGGGGGCTAGGAGAGGGCAGGGGTCGAGGGTGCACAGGGGCCTTTGTCCACCTGCTGTGGAGTTTGACACAAAGGTCAGCCCTGAGGGTGCAGCTTTGAGGCACTGGTGGTTGGCCTTGTATCGGGCCTGATTTATCCCGGGCAGCTGAGCTCAGGGCCCTGGGAAGGGGAGCTGCCCAGGTGGGGGCAGGACCAGAAGTTTGCTCTGAATTCCTGCACCCTTTTGATAAGAATACTTCAATTCCACCCTTTTTGTTATTTGACACTTCAGTACAGGAATTGCGACAGAAATGCCCAGGGACTGGCCTGGGCTGCCTTGTTTCCATCCCTACTCCTGCCCGCTTGTGGCAGGGGGTCCCCTGCAAGCAGGGCCTGGGGAGCTGCAGGGTGTCCCAGGTTCTTTCTGCGGAGCAGGGAGGTGGGTGGGGAGAGTGGGACGGCCCGAGGGGAACTGTAAAGCCAGGTCCTCCTCTGTCTCTCCTTATGCTAACTGCATGACCATAGCTGAGGGGCGGTGGGGGGTCTGAGCAACAGCCCTGTGCTCTCCCTGAGGTCACCCACCCTGCCTTTACCCACACAGCCGGGGGACCCTGGTCCTGGCAGCTGCAGAGGCTTCAGCCTGGGTGTCCTAGCCCCAGCCCTGCCCATTTCCCTGTCCCTAGTTCTCCTGGGCCCACAGTCCCCAGCAGTGTTGAGTTGGGCCGGACGGCTCCCAAAGGGTAGTGCCAGGTGGTGCCTCTGCCTGAGGAAGCTGCCAGGCTGGCAGGGAAGGGCCTGGAGGGACAGGTGCCACTCCTCACTGCCCAGTGGGTGTCGAGGCTGCTCGAGGAACCGAGGGGAGTGTAACGGTTGTTAAGAAGACTTCTGAGGGACTGGGGAAGCAACCGAGCACATGTCCTGCTGTCCAGTGGTCCCCAGGATGGATTTGTTTCTGGTTCATTGTTTCCAAAAGTGCTGCTGTGCCCACTTACTGGGTGCCAAGACTCCCTGGGGCTCACAGGGGTGGCCAGGCCAGGGGAGGGCAGCCATGGCTTGTCCGTGCCTGGCTGGACACCCCAGTGCCCACCAGGCACTCTCCTCCCAGCCCCGTGCTTGGCCAGCCTGCCCTGCCCTCTGTGGCCCCGCCCCGGCCTCCCAGCCCTCACTGCCCGGAACACCCTGTGAGTCACAGCTCTGCTCATACCACCCTCAGTCAGCGTGGGGTGGCTGCACGCAGGATGGCATTGTGTCGCacatggatggacagatggatggcgCTGCCTGCCACTGGTCATGCTGCGTCGCTCTGGGCTAACCTGCAAACTCGGGGACCTGTGGGTCTTCCACCTCAAACAGCAGCTCGTCGTGAATTTGGGCAACCAACCTGAAAGACACGCAGGTGGGGAGGTGACCACGGGGTTCCGAGAGTGGGGGCACATGTGGACGTGGCATATCCTGGTACAGGGGGCCCAGAGGTCTTTGCCCTGTCTCTGCTCAGCAGGTGGGTGAGGATTTCTGAGCTTGGTAGGCACAGCTGCCTGGGCCACCTCACTGTCACCTGGGGTAGGGGCCGGGAGAGCAGGCTGGAGGACGCGGGAGAGCACACGGCTCAGGGGCAAAGGAACACGACCAGAGAGGAGCAGGATGGCGAGCAATGTGGTGAGGATGCTGCGGGCCGTGTGTCTGGGGGAGTGTGAGCTGGGAGGATCCCCTTGAACCCTTGGGGGGTGTGGCTGGTGGAGGGAACAGGAAGGAAGGGGGTCTGCCattggggagggaggaggcaaAAGGCCCTGAGGAAGCTGGGGCACCCACACTCCGAATAGCAGCTTAGGGAGGCTGATGGGAGGGACAGGTGCTTTGTAAACATTTACTTTTCTAAGTCAGGGAAATAAATAACTCATTTAATACATCTGAAAAGTACGAAGAAattctaaaatgaaaacaaaaaaatgcccctAACTCCCCATGCTGTCCCCCCACAGAGGACATCTGGGACGGCCCCGGCCAGGCCCTGCGCTTGGTGCTTCTCCGAGCACACATACCCCAACCCTGCCTCCCAATCCCACCTGCTTTCCCCACTGACAGCCATGGGTTGAGACTGCAATCTATGCCTGGGCAGGCTCATCTTGTGAAGTTACAGTCCCTTAGATGACCAGGCAGATGTTCCCCGCCAGGAGCAACCCTCTGCCCTCCTCTGCAAGGGTCTATGCGTGGGGCTGAGCTCTGTGGGAAATACCAGCTTGCTCCCTGTCCTCTGGGTCCCACCCAGTGAGGCGGCAGGAGAGAGGCTGGGTGTGGGCTTCCTGCTCACTTGGGTTGGGCTTCGGTGTGGCGGTGGCTGAGTTCCTGTCCTTGCGGCCACCATTCCAGGGCTGCTGGGTCCTGGTACCTGCTCCCTGGGCACTCTGGGCAGCCCTCATCCGTTGAAAGCAGTCCTTTCATGGAACCCCCCTCAGCCAACCTGGACCCTGATGCTCTGGCTTCTGGGATGGGGAGGTGGAGGCATGTGCTCTGTGTGGACGCTGGGCAAGGAGACATGGGTGAAGACGCCCTGCCCACGTGGTGAGGGGTCTCCTGGCTGATGGCCAGCGTGTGCACTGGGCAGGGATGGAGCAATGGGACATTCAAACGACCAGCTCATAAAGCTTCATGTTGGCTAACAAGCCATCTGCAGGCCGAGGTCAGAGGCATGCCCCCGCGTGCACGTGCTCTTTGGGAGGTGGTGTCCTAGTCGGTTTCTGAGCCAGGGCAATGATGGCACAGCGTGCTCCTTGGTGGGGAGGCCCTACTGTGGCAGGCCCGGCCCCAGCAGCACTGGCAGGGGGTGCACGAAGGTAGCTCACTCTGTATACGTGGGGGGCCACAAGGGCCTGGAGCCCAGCGGGGAGGACGGTGGGTGTCAGAGGTGGCCCTGTGTCCTCTGCTGTTTGTGTGATCCTGTCTTCCTCCTGGATGAAGCTGTCAGGGCAGGGACATGTCCGGTTCTCTGGTCACCTCTGCTGCCTGTCCCACAGGTGGGAGTGCAGGAAGAAGACAGCACTCACCCCACAACTCCAGGCCCCTCGTCCTGCATGGCGGGCTGTGGCCCAGAGGCTACCAGGAAGGGGTACATGGGGCTGTGCCAAGGTCCGTGATGACGAGCTTGGCTGGTGGAGGGGCCACCTCTTCAAACCATGAAGACGAGTTGTGCCAGTACTTTCAGAAGACTTGGACTCCAGAATCTATGTGCTGGGCTTGGTGGCAGAGACTTACAGTGGCTGTTCTTCCTTTCTCCTCATGTCAGGCCCTTTGTTGTtgggtggggtggaggtggggcaggGCCCTAGCCACAAACGACACTTCCCAGGCCCCCTTGCAGGTGGGGTGGCCCATGAGGTTATCCCCTTACCTTCTGGGAAGGGTTGACCAGGTTGGGAACCAGGCACCCCATTGACCATCAActgctttttccttcttttgcctGGAAGGCGTTGTGATGGCTGGAGCAACATCTCATTCATGCCACAAAGAGGGGAAGGGCCAGGGAGCCAGGGGGACCGTTGTCCTGAAGCTCTGAATCAAGTCAGCAGCTGCCTGGCCCTGGACTTCTTGTGGGATGGTGAAATGCGAGCCTCTGCAGGGCACTGCCCTTCCCATGTGACCCGGAGGGGTgatggcagaggccaggctggtgGCAAagaccttttactttcttaaaCTTCCAACTTCTGGAGGAATTTTTGGCTCCCAAGGTGATGAATTTTCAAATGGACAGAAACCTCAGAATAGGCACTTGTAACTTCTTCCAGATTTAGAAGAAACAGTTCTCACACTTCTTGAAATTACATTGTGAAATTCTGAGCTGCTGTTGTGGCAAGGATCTAAGAATAGTTTAAAACTGTTAGTCACTTACGCATCACACGCACAGCAGGGGACACACAGCCCACCTGATTGAAAAGTGGGCTGCAGTAAACCAGGAGAAACGGAGGATGTCCCCGCTGGGAGGCCATGAGTCCAAGGGTCTTGGAACCCCTCCTTTTCCTGGAAGGGGCTGATTATGAGGTCACTTCCTGCCCCTGCTCCAGAAAGGGGTCCATGGACAAGGCCACTGTGTCCTCCGGAGGGCCTGGCTGAGGTGGCATAGGACCCTTGCTCCCACGGGGGAACATAGGACCCTTGCTCCCACAGGGGAACATTCCTCCAGAGGGCCTGGCTGAGGTGGCATAGGACCCTTGCTCCTCACTTTGTCCCTGTCTGTGACCTGCCCGGTGGCCCCAGCTCAATtccagctgctccccaggagtTGTCATGCCCAGTGCTGAAGGTGGATGTGACACGCAGATCTGCTCAGCCTGGCACCCTGCCCTCGTTTCTGCTCAGGGGAGCTGTGATGCGGTTGGAAGCTGTGCCGTGCTGGGCAGAGGCCTGCATGGGGTCGCAGCTCATCCCCTGGCCTTTGCCTGAAGAGGCTGCCTGATGCGGATAGAATCATTTTCCTCCGCTGACCACCTCGCCTGAGCACTGTGCCCATGGCTCCTCCTGCAGCTTGCTCAGGTCCCTTGTCTCTGGGGGTCATGCTGACACTTCACTCCCTTCCTGGTGTCTCCCTGGATGGTAAGGTGTCCGGTTGGCCCAGCTATATGCTTGTGGCATGTGCAGAATTCCATGCCGACACACAAAAGGCCTGGGGCATCGATGTCCAGGTCAGAGCTATAGGTCACTGTGTCTGTTCCCACCTTAGCGGTGCTGAGTCCATCACGCCGAGCTGGCCAATGCGGTGGCCCTGATGACCATTTAAGTGCCTTCgactagccctcagcccagtagggTTCCCTCTAAACCTGCTGTCTCCTAAGTGGCCACCTTGGCTGTCCTTCCTTCAGGGCATGCTTCTTAGCACAGTCCCTTCTTTGTACTCTGTCCACGCACTCACTGTGGCCACAAAGTGGGCTGGGCACCAGGTGATGGCCACGTGCCAAAGATGAGTGCAGTGCCAGCCCTGCCACCTAGGGGGTTTCACCAAGGTCTGCTGTCTTGGCTACGGGCCCcaggctcctgtcctggagatGCCTCTCCTCGTCCCACTCTCGCCCCTCCAAAGTTCCCTGCCTGGCCcattggccctgccctccagtgcCCACCCTTGTCAGGCCCGTCACCTGCCCCGAGCTCCTCCCCAGGTCAGCCCCATATCCTCCTGCCTGGTCTAGCACAGTAGTGTGGCCCGCCCCAGTGTCACCCCCCCGCCAATCCAGATGAAGGCAGGGTGCAGCTCTGGGCTTGTCAGCCCCTGGTTCAGTCTCTGGTGGACCCGCCACAGAGCATCCCTGGACAGCCCTCCACATGGATGCAGCTGGCTTTCCAGCCTCGTGTCTCCCCACTCTCAGAGCAGGACCCCTGCCCACCCCGCCAGTCAGCATGGCCTTGCCTTCATCTTGGAAGATCCAAGTCCTGCCCATCTCAAAGGTCACCAAGGCACTGAGAAGGGGTCCTTATGGTGCCCCTTCTGGGCCTGGCACACAGGCCTGCCCTTTGGGTGATGCTGCACATCAAGGTGGTGGGAGAGGTCAGAGCACCCCCCCCCACTATGGTGACCTGCTGACCCCACTCTTCCCTGCGCGGTGCTGTTCTGTCACCCACGGCAAAGGAGCAGGGCCCACCCCGACCTCGCTCTGCAGTCAGGGGTCTGCCTGGCCTCCAGCTGTGGTCAGGGGCCTGTCCCAACCTCCGGCTCCGGTCAGGGGACTGCCTCGCCTCCAGCTCCGGTCAGAGGCCTGTCCTGACCTCCCGCTCTGGTCAGGGGCCTGTCCCGACCCCCTAATCTGGGCCTGGCCTCCTCAGACTCTTCAGGATCAGGACCTAGAGGCTCAGTGAGTGGCACTGCCCATCCCAGGGACTGTGGGCGGCGAGTGCAGGCTACTGTGTGGTCCCAGCCCTCACAGGCATGGGGTGGGCCGCCAGGTGATTCCCTGGAGGCACTTGCTCCCTCATATGGCCGTGGGCCGTGTCCTTTCTGGTGACTGCGTTTCACTCACTCCACTTCGGGCACAGATACAAGCTCACACTCAGCCGGTTTCTGCTCCTTTTAGATCCTACCCACAACCTTCTACATGACTCCTAGAAGAACAAACCGAGGTTACAAAACGCACAGTATGGAACGCCCCAGTGTCCCACATGAATCTGCTTTGTTTTCGAAGATAGCACGACGTATTTTGTTATGAAGAGCGTTTCCTAAAGGCAGTAAAGAGCTGACGATAGAAAAATGAGCTGAGTCATTCAATTCCCCAgtgaataaaaatttttaaagctctGCTTTCAGAAGGATTGCTGTCATGTCTGAGGCAGCCTCAGGTCCGGATGTCCAGCGAAGGCTCCAGAAGGACCCAGTCCTGGACCCCGGTGAGTGTCACCTGTGTCCTGCAGTAAGGCCCTCCCGTGTTCCGGCCAAGCACTCACCAGGTCCTGCCCTGCCTGGCTTCTGGGACCCCACATGGCATGGCAGGAGGCAAAACTGGGGTGCAGCCTCCCAGCGGCGCCCCCCATTGGGCAACTGCAAAATTGcacaaccatccctcccacctgcccacctcctaacaacaacaatgacaacaaaaaagacTGTGAGGTGCCTGGGCTACCTCCCTCACAAACGGCCTCTTCTGACCATCCCAGCAAATCCCTGGCCAGGTCATCAGCCAGTGCTCCCAGCCAGAGCCAAGGCCTTGCCCCTTCTAGAAGCCAGAGGCCTGGTGAAGGCTGGCTGTTACAGGGGAGCCCCTCACCCACCAGCTGATGGGTCACTATTTTAAGTTCTGTCTAAGAGTAAGCATCCACACCAACTCCCCTGTGCCAAGCGTGCTTCCCTCCCAGAGGCCTCCCACCAGGGGAGCAGATGGCAGGTCTTTACTCCATCCAACACATGGCAGGAGCTGGGGTGTCCCCTACCCAGGGGAAAGGAAGGGAACACGTGGGCCAGGGTTCAATGCTCCATACTTTGTCCACTGGCTCTGCTGGGACAACCTGTGACCACAGGTGAAGCACCTGTGTCCAGCTAGGCTGGGATGTGTGCCGTAGCCTCCAGGGCCTTCTCTCTTCAGATTGGCATGCCAATGGAGAAGGTTGCAACAGGTAAGAGTCACTGCATCCAGCCTGCCTCCACGCTGGTGACATCCTGAGGCTGCCTGTACCCCATAAGGATTTGAGGCAGTGAGCAGGGACATGCCCATTGAGGTGTGGGATGCTGTGGGCTTCCCATCATATAATCAAGAGGAGCTGCCCCCCACACCCACCACTAGAACACTGGACCACCTGGGAAGTGCTCGCTGAAGGGACAGGCCCCTTCTCCACCCAGCTGAAGAAAGAACTTGAGGGTCCCTAGGGTGGGGGTGAGAAAATATGAATGGGGATTCAAGGCCTTCTGGGAGAGAGGGGGTGAGACTGTTGTGGGGTCTAGCAAGGTCCTGGGGATTCATGAGGAgagcccctgccctgcccccaggAGAGGAGGAGCCCTGACTGGCCACCTGCAGCCAACCAGGACCTCAGGTCCTAGTTGTGACTGAGcgtgaggcagagagagagagctgagaacACTGTTTCAAGGGGCGGGTGTAGGGCTGTAGCTCCGGCAACTGTGGTGGGGCCCCTGACAGAGGTGTGTTGGaatgtcagctctgggagagcaGGAACCTACCGTCCCACACAGCACGTGGCTTTGGTGGATGGAACAGTGGGGAGGAGAACTGGGGCAGTGTGCTTCAGGGCCCTCAGTGCACCACCCGCAGGGGCAGCTGAGTCCATCCGCCTCAGGGTGGGCAGCCACGTGTATGCCGCAGGGACTGCTGAGGAGGAAGGCCCAGGGAGGCGGCATTTCTGCACTAGGCGAAGGGGCACAGTGATACGAGTCTTCAGACAGACCTCGATTGTCCCAAGCTGGTGAAACGGCTACTGGCCACAGTATGCCTGCTGTGAATGGGTCCCACTGGCCCCCCTCGCACAGCCTGAGAGCTTCGGAAGGAAAGGTATGTCCTGACTCCTGGGTGGAGGTCAGGCTCGAGGGGGTCAGTTTATTGGGGCCCAGTGGAGGGTGCTGGGCATTTACAGAGAAGATTCTGCAGATGGAAACAGAGGGCATTACGCTTGGGGCGGTCACAGACAATCCGCTCCGAGGACATGAGTGAATTCCCCCAATCCGTGGTTAAGTCAGGTAACCAAGCTGGGCCAAAGGCCCTGGGCAGGCTGACCACGTTGTGCACTGACCTGGCCGTCAGGGTGGGAGAACAGGCCACCGCAGCGAAGATGTGGATCATGGCCAGCTTGCAGAGGTCGGCGGCTGAGCCTGTGGGGCACAGAAGGCTCTGCTCATGAACAGTGTGAGGCTCAGGGCCCTGAAGCAGGGGAGGCTGGCTGTCTCAATGTCCTAGACTGCATAACACATGGCCACACACTTAGGGGCCTAGAATAACGCACGTTCatcatctcacagtttctgtggggcAGGAGTCGGGCACGTTTTAGCTGGGTCCTTTGCTCAGGGCTTCACAAGGCTGAACTCAGGGTGTTGGCTGGCTGTAGCCTCAAGTGAAAATCTGACTAGGGAAGATACACTTCCACATGTCCTcgggttgttggcagaattcatttccttgtggtCTAATGACTGAGGCCCCCCTTTACTTGGCTGCTCCTGGCTGGGGACCTCTCAGGTCCTAGAGGCCGCCCTCAGGTCCTTGCCACAAGGCCCCTCCCCAACTCGCAGTTTGTGGTTTTAAAGTTAGCAGGAGGGTATCTGCTACTGCTTTGAATCCTAACATTCTTTTAAAGGGCTTACCTGATTAGGTCAGGTCCACCCAGGATAACCTTCCTCTTtgttaactcaacggcaactgattaGGGACCGTAATTACATCTGCAACACCCCTTTTGCCATTTGACACA encodes:
- the LOC126077357 gene encoding DNA polymerase nu-like is translated as MGRRRPLPRIHARNQKLRAQAERQAVNFVVQGSAADLCKLAMIHIFAAVACSPTLTARLVAQIHDELLFEVEDPQVPEFAALVRATMESLQHVQALELRLQVPLRVSLSAGHEWGCLAPLQEALGPAPWLPLHHSESPSNSLDAAARSLGSTYHGNTHFSPSFRP